A region from the Nostoc sp. HK-01 genome encodes:
- a CDS encoding dihydroneopterin aldolase, producing MDCIYLTGIRCYGYTGYLPEEQVLGQWFEVDVKLWLDLSQAAKTDAIADTLDYRSVISTIQNLVKTSQFALLEKLAGTIADTILHQSDRVTQVQVVVTKPAAPIPDFGGKISIELTRTKSNF from the coding sequence ATGGACTGTATTTATTTAACGGGAATTCGCTGCTATGGCTACACAGGATATTTACCAGAGGAACAAGTTTTAGGGCAATGGTTTGAGGTGGATGTCAAGTTATGGTTAGATCTTTCCCAAGCTGCCAAAACTGATGCGATCGCAGATACTCTCGATTATCGCAGTGTGATTAGCACCATTCAAAACTTAGTCAAAACATCCCAGTTCGCTTTACTCGAAAAGTTAGCAGGCACAATTGCCGACACTATTTTGCACCAGAGCGATCGCGTTACGCAAGTCCAAGTAGTTGTCACCAAACCCGCAGCACCTATTCCTGATTTTGGCGGCAAAATTAGTATTGAATTGACGAGAACTAAATCTAATTTTTAA
- a CDS encoding 2-succinyl-6-hydroxy-2,4-cyclohexadiene-1-carboxylic acid synthase/2-oxoglutarate decarboxylase, with protein MLVAYRNVNQLWAFVLTETLKRLGLTCAVICPGSRSTPLTVAFAQQVPDIEAISILDERSAAFFALGVAKATGRPVALVCTSGTAGANFYPAVIEAKESRVPLLVLTTDRPPELRDCHSGQTIDQVKLYGSYPNWQTELALPAANMEMLAYLRQTVIYAWERTQTPTKGSVHLNIPFRDPLAPVPDGTDFQLDPEAFFAAVTNTFPAPHSQFPIPQAWQNCDRGIIIAGVAQPQNPQEYCRAIATLSQTLQWPVLAEGLSPLRNYADINPHLISTYDLILRNQQLAKQLAPEMVVQVGDMPTSKELRTWLSATQPQRWVIDPSDQNLDPLHGQTTHLRMSVNALEITESNKNNSPSEYLQSWCIAEAKVRTDVDQTMAKMEDLFEGKAAWLLSQTLPPGTPLFIANSMPVRDVEYFWRPNNLGVRAYFNRGANGIDGTLSTALGISHSQQSSVMLTGDLALLHDTNGFLIRNKFVGHLTIVLINNNGGGIFEMLPIAKFDPPFEEFFGTPQDIDFAQLCVTYAVQHELITSWEELRQKLNPLPIKGIRVLELQTNRKVDAKWRQENLKNFVVDSCI; from the coding sequence ATGCTGGTCGCCTATAGGAATGTTAATCAACTTTGGGCTTTTGTCTTGACGGAGACATTAAAGCGTCTAGGTTTAACTTGTGCTGTAATTTGTCCTGGTTCTCGTTCTACACCCCTAACAGTTGCCTTTGCTCAACAAGTACCAGATATTGAAGCTATATCTATTCTCGATGAACGCTCCGCTGCTTTTTTTGCCTTGGGAGTAGCTAAAGCCACCGGACGACCTGTAGCACTGGTTTGTACTTCTGGGACAGCAGGCGCAAACTTTTATCCCGCCGTGATTGAAGCCAAAGAAAGTCGCGTACCACTGCTAGTATTAACTACCGATAGACCACCAGAACTGCGAGATTGTCACTCTGGTCAAACCATCGACCAAGTGAAGTTATATGGTAGTTATCCCAACTGGCAAACTGAGTTAGCTTTACCTGCTGCAAATATGGAAATGCTGGCTTATTTGCGACAAACGGTAATTTATGCCTGGGAAAGAACACAAACACCAACAAAAGGCTCAGTACATTTAAACATTCCCTTCCGTGACCCCCTTGCGCCAGTTCCCGATGGTACTGACTTTCAGCTTGACCCAGAAGCATTCTTCGCCGCAGTCACAAACACTTTCCCCGCTCCCCACTCTCAATTTCCCATTCCTCAAGCATGGCAAAATTGCGATCGCGGGATAATTATTGCTGGAGTGGCTCAACCTCAAAATCCTCAAGAATATTGTAGAGCGATCGCTACACTTTCCCAAACTCTGCAATGGCCAGTCCTCGCTGAAGGACTTTCGCCACTGAGAAATTATGCTGACATCAACCCTCATTTAATTTCCACCTACGACCTGATTTTACGTAATCAGCAATTAGCAAAGCAGTTAGCACCAGAAATGGTAGTTCAGGTGGGAGATATGCCTACCAGTAAAGAATTGCGGACTTGGTTAAGTGCTACACAACCCCAACGCTGGGTAATTGACCCTAGCGACCAAAATCTTGACCCTCTCCACGGTCAGACAACGCATTTACGAATGAGTGTAAATGCGTTGGAGATAACCGAAAGTAACAAGAACAATTCCCCGTCGGAATATCTGCAAAGTTGGTGTATTGCGGAAGCGAAAGTCAGAACAGATGTTGACCAGACTATGGCGAAAATGGAGGATTTATTTGAAGGAAAAGCCGCCTGGTTATTATCTCAAACACTACCACCAGGAACACCGCTGTTTATTGCCAATAGTATGCCTGTGCGAGATGTGGAATATTTTTGGCGACCAAATAATTTAGGAGTGAGAGCATATTTTAACCGAGGTGCTAATGGGATTGATGGCACATTATCCACCGCATTAGGAATTTCTCATAGTCAACAAAGCAGCGTTATGTTAACAGGAGATTTAGCACTATTACATGATACTAATGGTTTTTTAATCCGCAATAAATTTGTCGGGCATTTGACAATTGTTTTAATTAATAATAACGGCGGCGGAATTTTTGAAATGTTACCCATCGCCAAATTCGACCCACCATTTGAAGAATTTTTTGGCACTCCCCAGGATATTGATTTTGCTCAGTTGTGCGTTACATACGCTGTGCAGCATGAATTAATAACTTCTTGGGAAGAGTTACGGCAAAAACTAAACCCGTTACCAATTAAGGGAATAAGAGTTTTAGAGTTGCAGACAAATCGTAAAGTTGATGCTAAATGGCGACAGGAAAATTTAAAGAATTTTGTCGTAGATAGTTGTATTTGA
- a CDS encoding naphthoate synthase, with protein MQVNWQSVKTYEDILYHKTDGIAKITINRPHKRNAFRPKTVFELYDAFCDAREDTNIGVVLFTGAGPHTDGKYAFCSGGDQSVRGEAGYVDDAGIPRLNVLDLQRLIRSMPKVVIALVAGYAIGGGHVLHLICDLTIAADNAIFGQTGPKVGSFDGGFGASYLARSVGQKKAREIWFLCRQYNAQEALDMGLINCIVSVEELENEGVQWAQEILQKSPIAIRCLKAAFNADCDGQAGLQELAGNATLLYYMTEEGAEGKQAFLEKRSPNFRSFPWLP; from the coding sequence ATGCAAGTCAACTGGCAATCTGTCAAAACCTACGAAGATATCCTTTATCACAAAACTGATGGTATTGCAAAAATCACCATCAACCGCCCGCATAAACGTAATGCTTTCCGTCCTAAAACTGTCTTTGAACTCTATGATGCCTTTTGTGATGCCCGTGAAGATACAAATATTGGCGTAGTTCTATTTACTGGTGCTGGCCCCCATACTGATGGCAAATATGCTTTTTGTTCTGGTGGTGATCAAAGTGTGCGGGGAGAGGCGGGTTATGTAGATGATGCTGGTATTCCCCGATTGAATGTGTTGGATTTGCAGCGTTTGATACGTTCGATGCCGAAAGTCGTGATTGCTTTAGTTGCGGGATATGCGATCGGTGGTGGACATGTTTTACATTTGATTTGCGACCTCACCATTGCTGCTGATAACGCTATTTTTGGACAAACTGGCCCCAAAGTTGGCAGTTTTGATGGTGGTTTTGGTGCTAGTTATCTCGCCCGCAGTGTTGGGCAAAAAAAGGCGCGAGAAATTTGGTTTCTCTGCCGTCAATATAATGCTCAAGAGGCGCTAGATATGGGTTTAATTAACTGTATCGTGTCGGTAGAAGAATTAGAAAATGAAGGTGTTCAATGGGCGCAAGAAATTTTACAAAAAAGTCCCATCGCCATTCGCTGTCTCAAAGCTGCATTCAACGCTGATTGTGATGGACAAGCTGGTTTGCAAGAACTCGCGGGGAATGCAACTTTACTGTATTACATGACAGAAGAGGGTGCTGAAGGCAAACAGGCATTTTTAGAAAAGCGATCGCCAAATTTTCGTTCCTTCCCTTGGCTACCTTAA
- a CDS encoding phage shock protein A, PspA, with amino-acid sequence MELIKRILRVIRANLNSLIGSAEDPEKILEQAVAEMQENLVRLRQGLAQAIATQKRTERQAIAAQSTAETWYRNAQIAIEKGNEPLAREALTKRRAYQETATSLSHQIGQQTEIIERLKKDMRSLEVKISEAKTKKDMYIARARSAEASYRLQEMLSGASATSSLNAFERMEEKVFQIEAKSAAIAQLDGDDLQKQFASLESAKSIDAELATMKQQALHESESTPQQQLPPDSEP; translated from the coding sequence ATGGAATTAATCAAACGTATCCTGCGGGTAATTCGCGCTAACCTCAATAGTCTGATAGGCAGTGCAGAAGATCCAGAAAAAATTTTGGAACAAGCCGTCGCCGAAATGCAAGAAAATTTAGTGCGCTTGCGACAGGGGTTAGCACAAGCCATCGCTACCCAAAAACGCACTGAACGCCAAGCAATAGCCGCCCAATCCACGGCAGAAACATGGTATCGCAATGCCCAAATTGCCATAGAAAAAGGCAATGAACCTCTAGCCAGAGAAGCTCTAACCAAGCGTCGCGCCTATCAAGAAACGGCCACTTCCCTCTCCCATCAAATCGGTCAACAAACCGAAATTATCGAGCGACTGAAGAAAGATATGCGATCGCTCGAAGTCAAGATTTCGGAAGCCAAAACCAAAAAAGATATGTATATTGCCCGCGCCCGTTCAGCGGAAGCATCCTATCGACTTCAAGAAATGCTCAGTGGAGCTTCGGCTACTAGTAGTCTCAATGCGTTTGAACGTATGGAAGAGAAGGTTTTTCAGATTGAAGCGAAATCAGCAGCTATCGCCCAACTAGACGGTGATGATTTGCAAAAACAATTTGCTTCTCTAGAATCTGCTAAAAGTATTGATGCAGAATTGGCAACAATGAAACAACAGGCACTGCATGAATCAGAAAGTACACCTCAACAGCAATTGCCTCCAGATTCAGAGCCATAA
- a CDS encoding hypothetical protein (similar to chloroplast membrane-associated 30 kD protein), producing the protein MGLFDRIKRVVSANINDLVNKAEDPEKMLEQAILEMQEDLVQLRQGVAQAIAAQKRTEKQYNDAQNEINKWQRNAQLALQKGDENLARQALERKKTFTETGTALKTSLDQQSTQVETLKRNLIQLESKISEAKTKKEMLKARITTAKAQEQLEGMVRGMNSSSAMAAFERMEEKVLMQEARAQSAAELAGSDLESQFAKLEAGSDVDDELAALKASLLPPATPANQNLLPPEQTTPSQTTPPKSNEVVDAELESLRKQLDQM; encoded by the coding sequence ATGGGATTATTCGATCGCATTAAGCGAGTAGTCAGTGCAAATATCAATGATTTGGTAAATAAAGCTGAAGACCCAGAAAAAATGCTAGAGCAAGCCATCCTGGAAATGCAGGAAGACTTGGTGCAGTTGCGTCAGGGTGTGGCTCAAGCGATCGCCGCCCAAAAACGCACTGAAAAACAGTACAATGATGCCCAAAATGAAATCAACAAATGGCAGCGTAATGCTCAACTCGCACTACAAAAAGGCGATGAAAATCTCGCACGCCAAGCCCTAGAACGGAAAAAGACGTTCACTGAAACCGGCACAGCACTCAAAACTAGTTTAGATCAGCAAAGTACTCAAGTTGAAACACTGAAGCGCAATTTAATCCAGCTAGAAAGTAAAATTTCCGAAGCCAAGACCAAAAAAGAAATGCTCAAGGCGCGGATTACCACCGCCAAAGCCCAAGAGCAACTCGAAGGTATGGTGCGCGGAATGAATAGCAGCAGTGCAATGGCGGCTTTCGAGCGGATGGAAGAAAAAGTCCTGATGCAAGAAGCCCGCGCCCAGTCAGCCGCCGAGTTAGCTGGCTCAGATTTAGAAAGTCAATTTGCCAAGCTAGAAGCTGGTAGCGATGTGGATGATGAATTGGCTGCTTTAAAAGCATCTCTACTACCACCCGCAACTCCAGCTAATCAGAACTTACTACCACCAGAGCAAACTACTCCTTCCCAAACAACCCCTCCCAAATCGAATGAAGTAGTTGATGCTGAGTTAGAATCTTTACGCAAGCAACTAGATCAAATGTAA
- a CDS encoding thioredoxin-related, translating into MSKGVITITDAEFETEVLKSEQPVLVYFWASWCGPCQLMSPLINLAANKFSDRLKVVKMEIDPNPVSVKQYGVEGVPALRLIQGEKLLEATEGVIGKEKLLSLLDTHLNQN; encoded by the coding sequence ATGAGTAAGGGTGTAATCACCATCACTGATGCTGAGTTTGAAACCGAAGTGTTGAAATCTGAGCAGCCTGTATTAGTTTACTTTTGGGCTTCTTGGTGTGGCCCATGTCAGTTGATGTCACCACTGATTAATCTAGCTGCCAACAAATTTAGCGATCGCCTAAAAGTTGTCAAAATGGAAATTGACCCCAATCCAGTTTCTGTGAAGCAGTACGGGGTAGAAGGCGTACCAGCCTTAAGACTCATTCAAGGGGAAAAATTATTAGAAGCAACCGAGGGCGTTATTGGTAAAGAAAAATTACTGAGTCTACTAGATACGCATTTAAATCAAAATTAG
- a CDS encoding aminotransferase class I and II encodes MQFAQRLQPLQFNVFAEMDRAKAAALSVGQQLIDLSLGSSDLPTEAHVLEAIAQSLDDQSTHGYLLFNGTQAFRQAAADWYEQKFGIKVDPETEVLPLIGSQEGTAHLPLALLNPGDFALLLDPGYPSHAGGVYLASGQIYPMPLLAENGFLPVLADIPAPVVAQSKMMVLSYPHNPTAAIAPLAFFQEVVAFCQQHNIVLVHDFPYVDLVFAETAGIGEGFPQSLVPSILQADPEKSVSIEFFTLSKSYNMGGFRIGYAIGNAELIKALRQIKAAVDFNQYRGILNGAIAALSGPQAGVITTVATFRQRRDAFVNALHRIGWQVPSPQATMYIWAKLPSPWQNNSVEFCTQLVKQTGVAASPGAGFGKSGEGYVRFALVHEPPLLETAVERIAKFL; translated from the coding sequence ATGCAATTTGCACAGCGTTTACAACCTCTACAATTTAACGTGTTTGCTGAGATGGACAGAGCCAAAGCTGCGGCTTTGTCAGTCGGACAACAGTTAATTGATTTGTCACTAGGGTCTTCTGATTTACCTACAGAGGCGCACGTTCTGGAAGCGATCGCCCAATCTCTCGATGACCAGAGTACTCACGGTTATTTGTTATTTAACGGCACGCAAGCATTTCGTCAAGCTGCGGCTGACTGGTATGAGCAAAAATTTGGCATCAAGGTTGATCCAGAAACAGAGGTGCTACCTTTAATTGGTTCCCAAGAAGGTACGGCTCACTTACCTCTAGCATTATTAAATCCTGGTGATTTTGCCTTATTGCTCGACCCTGGTTATCCATCCCATGCAGGCGGAGTCTATTTAGCCAGTGGACAAATTTATCCTATGCCTCTACTGGCAGAAAATGGTTTTTTACCAGTATTAGCAGATATTCCCGCCCCTGTTGTGGCTCAATCGAAAATGATGGTGTTGAGCTATCCCCATAATCCCACAGCGGCGATCGCACCTTTGGCATTTTTCCAAGAAGTAGTGGCTTTTTGTCAACAACACAATATTGTTTTAGTTCACGATTTCCCTTATGTAGATTTAGTATTTGCAGAAACTGCGGGAATAGGCGAGGGTTTTCCTCAGTCTTTAGTTCCTTCAATTCTGCAAGCTGATCCAGAAAAAAGCGTCTCAATTGAATTTTTCACGCTTTCTAAGTCTTACAACATGGGCGGTTTCCGCATTGGGTACGCTATTGGCAATGCTGAGTTAATCAAAGCTTTACGTCAAATCAAAGCCGCAGTTGATTTTAATCAGTATAGAGGGATTTTAAATGGGGCGATCGCTGCCCTGTCTGGGCCGCAAGCCGGAGTAATAACTACCGTCGCTACCTTCCGTCAACGACGTGATGCTTTCGTGAATGCCTTACATCGCATTGGTTGGCAAGTTCCTAGCCCTCAAGCCACTATGTATATTTGGGCTAAGTTACCTTCTCCTTGGCAAAACAATTCTGTCGAATTTTGTACCCAGTTAGTTAAACAAACTGGCGTAGCCGCTTCTCCTGGCGCTGGTTTTGGTAAATCTGGCGAAGGATATGTCCGTTTTGCTTTGGTACACGAACCACCTTTGTTAGAAACTGCTGTGGAAAGAATTGCGAAGTTTCTTTAA
- a CDS encoding two-component response regulator, which yields MTAHLLTINQQVHLHQLKKILLIEDNDVNRMLLSDYLGYCGYHVKSLSNGAALFSTIENFQPDLMLLDLKLPDVDGYWLLEQIQQHSYLPKIPIIVVSAFAFKADQERAISLGARRYLVKPINLTALMMTIQEELASRCI from the coding sequence ATGACAGCACATTTACTTACCATAAATCAGCAAGTGCATCTACATCAATTAAAAAAGATTTTACTCATTGAAGATAATGATGTAAATAGAATGTTGCTGAGTGATTATCTAGGTTACTGTGGATATCATGTCAAAAGTCTATCAAATGGCGCAGCTTTGTTCTCAACAATAGAAAACTTTCAGCCAGATTTAATGTTACTAGACTTAAAGTTACCAGATGTTGATGGTTATTGGCTGCTAGAACAAATCCAACAACATTCATATTTACCAAAGATACCTATTATTGTGGTTTCAGCCTTTGCTTTTAAAGCAGATCAAGAGCGAGCTATAAGTTTAGGCGCTCGTCGTTATCTTGTCAAACCTATAAACTTGACTGCTTTGATGATGACGATTCAAGAAGAGTTGGCTTCTCGCTGCATCTAA
- a CDS encoding response regulator receiver modulated diguanylate cyclase with PAS/PAC sensor, with protein sequence MKLHQKKPSDSRKDVVKSLAETELHITAEMAIDQHKINKQMQEEQQPMVAIINSMQHAVIVTDTHGCIQFMNLMAEALTGWYSKEACGKSLAEVVQLIDKDIEETIENLATLTIVTGAILHLPDNCVLVAKNGREILVGDYAVPVRDSNNNITSVVIVLQEVTQRKLIESQLLQNAFYDGLTALPNRALFLDRLKQAVERSKRRIDYRFGILFLDLDGFQEINDRFGHAMGDDLLVAIARRLESCLRSGDTVGRFSGDEFAVLLEDIKDINDAINVAKRIQDTLGLPLTLNGNLISTTASIGITINQGGGDQPEKLLQNADAAMYHAKQQGKARYAVFDVIVKHDSQE encoded by the coding sequence ATGAAATTACATCAGAAAAAACCAAGTGATTCTAGAAAAGATGTTGTAAAATCTTTGGCAGAAACAGAATTGCATATTACTGCCGAAATGGCTATTGATCAGCACAAAATTAACAAACAAATGCAAGAAGAACAGCAACCAATGGTGGCAATTATTAACAGTATGCAACATGCTGTAATTGTCACAGATACTCATGGTTGCATTCAATTTATGAATTTAATGGCTGAAGCACTCACAGGTTGGTACTCAAAAGAGGCTTGTGGGAAAAGTTTGGCAGAAGTTGTGCAATTAATTGACAAAGATATAGAAGAAACCATTGAAAATTTAGCGACACTAACAATAGTAACAGGAGCAATTTTACATTTACCAGATAACTGTGTGTTAGTTGCTAAAAACGGTAGAGAAATACTAGTAGGAGATTATGCTGTACCTGTTCGTGATAGTAATAACAATATTACTAGTGTAGTAATAGTTCTTCAAGAAGTTACCCAACGCAAACTCATAGAGTCACAATTACTCCAAAACGCCTTTTATGATGGACTGACAGCATTACCAAATCGAGCTTTATTTTTAGATCGATTGAAGCAAGCGGTAGAAAGAAGTAAACGCCGAATAGATTACCGTTTTGGAATTTTATTTTTAGATTTAGATGGCTTTCAAGAAATTAACGATCGCTTTGGCCATGCAATGGGCGATGATTTACTAGTAGCGATCGCTCGCAGGCTCGAATCGTGTCTCCGTAGTGGTGATACCGTTGGACGGTTTAGTGGTGATGAGTTTGCGGTGCTGCTAGAAGATATTAAAGATATTAATGATGCTATTAACGTTGCCAAACGAATTCAAGATACTTTAGGCTTACCCTTGACCTTAAATGGAAATCTGATTTCTACCACAGCCAGTATAGGTATTACCATCAATCAAGGTGGTGGAGACCAACCAGAAAAATTACTGCAAAATGCGGATGCAGCTATGTATCATGCTAAACAGCAGGGAAAAGCCCGTTATGCTGTATTTGATGTAATTGTTAAGCATGATAGTCAGGAATAG
- a CDS encoding 1-deoxy-D-xylulose-5-phosphate synthase yields the protein MHLSEITHPNQLHGLSIRQLQQIARQIRDKHLQTVAATGGHLGPGLGVVELTLGLYQTLDLDRDKVIWDVGHQAYPHKLITGRYANFHTLRQKEGIAGYLKRGESKFDHFGAGHASTSISAALGMALARDAKGEKFKSVAVIGDGALTGGMALEAINHAGHMPKTNLLVVLNDNEMSISPNVGAIPRYLNKMRLSPPVQFIKDNFEEQFKQIPFVGESLSPELGRIKEGMKRLAVPKVGAVFEELGFTYMGPVDGHNLEELIATFQQAHQIQGPVLVHVATIKGKGYEIAEQDQVGYHAQTPFNLTTGKAIPSSKPKPPAYAKVFAHTLVKLAEQNPKIIGITAAMATGTGLDKLQAKLPNQYIDVGIAEQHAVTLAAGLASEGMRPVAAIYSTFLQRAYDQIIHDVCIQNLPVFFCLDRAGIVGADGPTHQGMYDIAYLRCIPNIVLMAPKDEAELQQMMVTGINHTSSPIAMRFPRGNGHGVPLMEEGWEPLEIGKGEILRNGDDVLIIGYGTMVYPSMQAAEILSEHGIEATVINPRFVKPLDTELILPLAKKIGRVVTLEEGCVMGGFGSAVAEALLDADIVVPVKRIGIPDTLVEHATPEESKAELGLTSRQIAERVMQAYFQKEVSAVV from the coding sequence ATGCATCTGAGTGAAATCACCCATCCCAATCAGTTGCACGGTTTATCTATCCGGCAACTCCAACAGATTGCCCGCCAAATCCGCGATAAACACCTCCAAACAGTAGCTGCAACAGGGGGTCATCTAGGGCCAGGTTTGGGTGTTGTAGAGTTAACTCTAGGGCTTTACCAAACATTAGATTTAGATCGGGATAAAGTTATTTGGGATGTAGGACACCAAGCTTATCCCCACAAACTGATTACAGGACGTTACGCTAACTTCCATACTCTCAGACAAAAAGAAGGAATTGCTGGTTATCTTAAGCGCGGCGAAAGCAAATTCGACCACTTTGGGGCTGGCCATGCTTCTACAAGTATCTCCGCCGCCTTGGGTATGGCATTAGCCAGAGATGCCAAAGGCGAAAAATTTAAATCTGTGGCTGTGATTGGTGATGGTGCTTTAACAGGTGGTATGGCCTTGGAAGCCATCAACCATGCTGGACACATGCCTAAAACTAACTTGCTAGTGGTTCTCAACGATAACGAGATGTCGATTTCTCCCAATGTGGGTGCGATTCCTCGCTATCTCAACAAAATGCGCCTTAGCCCACCAGTACAATTCATCAAAGATAACTTTGAAGAACAATTCAAACAAATTCCTTTCGTTGGTGAATCTCTGTCTCCCGAATTGGGACGCATTAAAGAGGGAATGAAGCGCTTGGCGGTTCCCAAAGTGGGGGCGGTATTTGAAGAACTTGGCTTTACCTACATGGGGCCAGTTGATGGACACAATTTAGAAGAATTGATTGCAACTTTCCAACAGGCGCATCAAATACAAGGGCCAGTTTTGGTACACGTAGCCACAATCAAAGGTAAAGGCTATGAAATTGCTGAACAAGACCAAGTAGGCTACCATGCCCAAACGCCTTTTAATTTAACAACTGGCAAAGCTATTCCTTCCAGCAAACCCAAACCCCCCGCTTATGCCAAAGTCTTTGCCCATACCTTAGTCAAACTTGCTGAACAAAACCCGAAAATCATTGGTATTACAGCAGCAATGGCAACTGGTACAGGTTTAGACAAGCTACAAGCTAAACTACCTAATCAATATATAGATGTTGGCATCGCCGAACAACACGCTGTAACTTTAGCTGCGGGTTTAGCATCAGAAGGGATGCGTCCTGTGGCTGCTATCTACTCAACCTTTCTACAACGGGCTTACGACCAAATTATTCACGATGTTTGTATTCAAAACTTGCCCGTCTTCTTCTGTCTAGACAGGGCGGGAATTGTTGGCGCTGATGGCCCCACCCATCAAGGAATGTATGATATTGCTTATTTGCGCTGCATTCCTAACATCGTGTTAATGGCACCGAAGGATGAAGCAGAATTGCAACAGATGATGGTCACTGGGATTAATCATACCAGTAGCCCGATCGCTATGCGCTTCCCTCGTGGTAATGGTCACGGTGTACCCTTAATGGAAGAAGGTTGGGAACCTTTGGAAATTGGTAAGGGTGAAATTCTCCGCAATGGTGATGATGTATTAATCATTGGCTACGGCACAATGGTTTACCCCAGTATGCAGGCGGCAGAAATTCTCAGCGAACATGGCATTGAAGCAACAGTGATTAATCCGCGTTTTGTCAAGCCTTTAGATACAGAGTTGATTTTACCGTTGGCTAAGAAAATTGGCCGGGTTGTCACTTTAGAAGAAGGTTGTGTGATGGGTGGCTTTGGTTCTGCTGTGGCTGAAGCTTTACTTGATGCTGATATTGTTGTCCCCGTGAAGCGTATTGGTATCCCAGACACGTTAGTTGAACACGCTACCCCAGAAGAATCTAAGGCAGAATTAGGTTTAACTAGTCGTCAAATTGCTGAAAGAGTTATGCAGGCTTATTTTCAGAAGGAAGTATCGGCTGTGGTTTAA
- a CDS encoding S-layer domain-containing protein, protein MRNISQCFSAISLVVLLQSFPLSVQAQSTETPSQTSSDPIQQVIKAQWMTNSADGNFYPERLLSRAELASIMVKVFRLDKRQAVSQENIVIADVPASNRAFNDIQIVLKTDIMKGYRGNLFFPNQRVTRAEALAIFAQAYGVFQFDDSTVNDILSSHPDATSIPTWARKAIATVVSEGFVNTDSQGNISPLQPMTRGDMAYVLSKYLQRQRQLPDTPEVPNVPDNTVSP, encoded by the coding sequence ATGAGAAATATCAGCCAGTGCTTCAGTGCTATTTCTTTAGTTGTGCTACTCCAAAGTTTTCCTCTAAGTGTTCAAGCACAATCAACAGAAACTCCTTCTCAGACAAGCTCAGATCCCATTCAACAGGTAATTAAAGCCCAATGGATGACAAATTCTGCCGATGGCAATTTTTATCCTGAAAGATTGCTGAGTCGGGCAGAATTAGCCTCAATTATGGTGAAAGTTTTTCGACTAGATAAACGACAAGCTGTTAGTCAAGAAAACATTGTGATTGCCGATGTCCCCGCTTCTAATCGGGCATTTAACGACATTCAGATAGTCTTAAAAACAGACATTATGAAAGGCTATCGGGGAAATTTATTTTTTCCCAACCAAAGAGTAACCAGGGCAGAAGCTTTAGCCATATTTGCCCAAGCTTACGGCGTATTTCAGTTTGATGATAGTACAGTCAATGACATTCTCTCCTCTCATCCTGATGCTACATCAATTCCCACCTGGGCGAGAAAAGCGATCGCGACTGTAGTCTCAGAAGGATTTGTCAACACAGATAGCCAAGGTAATATTTCTCCATTACAACCTATGACTCGTGGGGATATGGCTTACGTATTGAGTAAATATTTGCAACGCCAAAGACAACTACCAGATACACCAGAAGTACCGAATGTGCCTGATAATACAGTTTCCCCTTAG